In Deferribacter desulfuricans SSM1, the following are encoded in one genomic region:
- a CDS encoding gamma-glutamyltransferase produces the protein MKRFFCAVSAGDYHTMQSAINTLEKGGNAFDAAVSSFFTACLAELPLTSPAGGGYLTYFDAKTKDVKYYDFFVNVPSKNTKEKNFYPVNVDFKSAVQTFHVGYASTAVPGNLAGILTVHQEKGCLPLSDCLEYPIKLAEQGFYISPFISYVINDLLAPIFLATEESKKQFVINGTLLNDKTFFKNFEYANFLKTLIKKGVDVFYNGEIADQIESIYNKNGGLLQKSDLMNYSVEHNTPLTISLDGYELHLPFKSSIGGMLLYFSFKFLEKYNHISKNSLSDLVEVIKETSLYRNSFFKEENLDLFINISKEKYIDFINRYLYSKKDLGNTTHFSIVDKDHNAVSCTTSNGEGCGVVISNTGFMMNNMLGEEDLNFFGFFNWPKNKRLFSMMSPTIITKNGEFYLALGSAGSNRIRSAILNTIYNFIIKKLSLDKSINSPRIHFENNIVYYEQGFPREFIKEVEEQYDTVKFDEFNMYFGGVHAAGKDFAASDTRRNGHHKVIKHSS, from the coding sequence ATGAAAAGATTTTTTTGTGCCGTTTCTGCTGGTGATTATCACACAATGCAATCTGCAATAAATACTTTAGAAAAAGGTGGGAATGCCTTTGATGCGGCAGTATCATCTTTTTTTACAGCTTGTTTAGCAGAATTACCCCTCACAAGCCCTGCTGGTGGAGGCTACCTCACATATTTTGACGCAAAAACAAAAGATGTCAAATATTATGATTTTTTCGTAAATGTTCCATCAAAAAATACAAAAGAGAAAAACTTTTACCCAGTAAATGTTGATTTTAAATCTGCTGTGCAAACCTTTCATGTAGGTTATGCTTCCACAGCTGTTCCTGGAAATCTTGCTGGTATTTTGACAGTTCATCAAGAAAAGGGGTGTTTACCTTTATCAGATTGTCTTGAATACCCCATAAAACTTGCTGAACAAGGGTTTTATATAAGCCCTTTTATCTCTTATGTGATAAATGACCTATTAGCCCCTATTTTTTTAGCAACCGAGGAAAGTAAAAAGCAATTTGTCATAAATGGAACATTACTAAATGATAAAACCTTTTTTAAAAACTTTGAATATGCAAATTTCCTTAAAACACTTATCAAAAAAGGGGTAGATGTTTTTTATAACGGGGAAATAGCTGATCAAATAGAATCGATTTACAATAAAAATGGGGGCTTGTTGCAAAAATCTGATTTAATGAATTATTCTGTTGAGCATAACACTCCTTTAACCATAAGTTTAGATGGCTATGAGCTACATCTTCCTTTTAAATCATCAATAGGAGGGATGTTATTATATTTTTCATTTAAGTTTTTAGAAAAGTATAATCATATTTCTAAAAATTCCCTTTCAGATTTAGTAGAAGTAATCAAAGAAACATCTCTGTATAGAAATTCTTTTTTCAAAGAAGAAAATTTGGATCTATTTATAAATATTTCAAAAGAAAAGTATATAGATTTTATTAACAGATATTTGTATAGTAAAAAGGACTTAGGGAATACAACACATTTTAGTATTGTTGACAAAGATCACAATGCTGTAAGCTGCACCACAAGTAATGGTGAAGGCTGTGGTGTTGTTATCTCAAACACTGGTTTTATGATGAACAATATGCTAGGAGAAGAAGATTTAAACTTTTTCGGCTTTTTCAACTGGCCAAAAAATAAAAGGTTATTTTCCATGATGAGCCCCACGATAATTACAAAAAATGGAGAATTTTATTTAGCACTTGGCAGTGCAGGAAGTAATAGAATTAGAAGCGCTATTTTAAATACTATTTACAACTTTATAATAAAAAAATTATCGCTGGATAAAAGTATAAATTCACCAAGAATCCATTTTGAAAACAATATAGTTTATTATGAGCAAGGTTTTCCAAGAGAATTTATAAAAGAGGTTGAAGAGCAGTATGATACAGTAAAATTTGATGAGTTTAATATGTATTTCGGCGGAGTTCACGCTGCAGGCAAAGACTTTGCTGCTTCTGATACAAGAAGGAATGGTCATCACAAAGTAATAAAACATTCATCATGA